TGGAAGCCAAACGTTTTAAAGAGGCGGAAAAAGCGTTGCTGCAGGCGCTTAAGTTAACCAGAAACGCTATGATAAAAGCCGGCGCCAATTACTATCTGGGCGAGGTTTACAAAAATCGCGGACAAAAACAAAAAGCGTTGCAGTATTATGAAAAAGCGGCCAAGCATCGCGTGTGGAAACAACCCGCCGAATATGAAATTGATATGATTAAAAATCCGGATAAATACGCTTATTAAAAGTAAAACCAAAAAGAAAGGAGCGCGTTAACGCTTATGATTACAGTCAAGGTAAGAGACGGAGAACCATTTGAAAAAGCTTTTAAAAGATTTACCAAGGCCTGCGAAAAGTCGGGGCTGATGGCAGATATTAAAAGACACCAGCATTACGAAAAGCCCAGTGAACAGCGGAAGCGTAAGTTGAGTCAGGCCCGCCGTAAGATGCGTAAATTAATGGCAGAAATGAATCGTTAAAATACCATGAATCTTGAAAATAAAATTCTGCAAGATTTAAAGGAAGCGATGAAGAGCGGAGACCGCTTTAAAGTTGAAACCTTACGCGGTCTCATCGCTCAAATCAAAGATGAAAAGATTAAGTTGCGTCCAAAAGAGATTGAAGAAAAGGACGTGTTAACTGTTTTAAATCGCGCGGTTAAGCGCCGTAAGGAAGCGATTGAGCTTTACAAACAGGGCGATCGACCGGAATTGGCGGAGAAAGAACAAAAGGAGCTGGAAATCATCCAGCAGTATTTACCTGAACAGCTTTCCAGAGATGAGATTTTAAAGTTTATTGAACAGGCCATCGCCGAAGTTCAGGCCGCTTCCATCAAAGATATGGGGAAGGTCATGGGCGCTGTGATGAAAAAGGTTCAGGGAAAGGCCGACGGTAAAGAAGTGCAACAACTGGTACGCGAACGTTTAATGCAAATGTCGTAATGAACAGCCTTGACGTATTCCTGATCATTTTTATTGCTTATTTTACCATTCGCGGTATCTTTCGCGGATTGATTAAAGAACTGATTATCATACTCGCCATATTACTTGGTTATTATCTGGCCATGTCTTTATACCAGCCTTTGAGCAAATGGCTGATGCAAGCGGCCTCGCTGCCTGAAACCGGCGCGCAAATTTTAGCTTTTGTACTGATCTTTATTGTGGTGAATGTGGTTTTACGCATGGTGGGCAGTATTCTGGAAAAACTCATTAAGCTGGTTTTTTTGCAACCGCTCAATCGACTGGGCGGCGCGCTGTTCGGTTTATTGAAAAGCCTGTTTTTTTTAAGCGTCATTGTCTTTATTTTAAGACTGCTGCCTTTTGCCGCCAATTTTTTACAAAAGATTGGCGCCGGAGAAAGTTTGATCTGGCCTTATGTTCTCTATTTTTCTACTTATGTTTTTCAAATGCTTGCCGCCCTGATACCGCAAATGGCTAACCCCGATCAATTGTTAAAATTCCGCAATATCTCGTTGCCGGATACCTCTGTATTCCAGTTACTCAAAAAATATTAAGCGCGCTATGTTCGGATTTGAAAAAGCAAAAGAAGCCCTTGAATTTGACCGCATTTTAGATTGGATCGCCGGGCGCTGTGTTACAGAAAACGGCAAGGCGCGTTTGAAAGCTTTACAGCCGATTGACAGGGCATCCGCGCTTAAGCAGGCCCTGGCCGAGGTACAGGACATGCGCGACGTTCTGCAGGTGGAAGGCGGATTTCCCATCTGGAATTTTGTTGACGTGCGCCTGCTGTTGAATAAGATTGAACCCGTGGAAAGTTTTCTGGAAGTTAAGGAGTTTCTGGAGCTGCAAAATCTGCTGGAACTCAATCGCGAAATTATCGCTTTCCGCCAGAAGATGGAAGAAAAATATCCGTTTTTGCAGGGGATATTAGCACAACTCAAAGCAACGGATCGCCTGCTGCAGCAAATTCAATTTACCATTGATCCTTCCGGGAAAATTTTTGACAATGCCAGCCCGGAATTGAAGGCCATCCGCAAAGAGATTCAGCATATTGATAATGAGATTCATATTCGACTGGAACGCCTGTTAAAAAAATACAGAGAATTTTTACAGGAAGAATACGTTACTCTGCGCGACGGACGATTTGTTCTGCCGGTGCGCGAATTTTCGGTTAACAAGGTGCCGGGAATTGTGCACGGTCAATCCGGCACGGGGCAAACCTATTTTATTGAGCCCATGTCCATTGTCGATTTAAATAATCAACTGCAAAAGCTGCATGCGGCCGAGAAAAAAGAAGAAATTAAAATCCTGAAACACCTTAGTCGCCAGGTAAAAGAATTTCAGACCGAACTGTTAATCAACTACAATATCCTGGTTGAATTGGATGTGTTGCAGGCCAAAGCCAAATACGCTAACGAGTTTCGTTGCAGCGCTCCGGAGATTAACGAAGAATTTTTTCTGGAACTGAAAAGCGCTTATCATCCCATTCTGCTCAAGCTTCATCCGCAGCAGGTGGTGCCGTTAAATGTGCACATTGGGCGAGATTTTAATGTGCTGGTAATTTCCGGCCCCAACGCCGGCGGTAAAACCGTAGCCTTAAAAACCGTGGGTCTTATTCAGCTTATGTTTCAGTGCGCCTTTCATGTGCCGGTTGCCGATGGCTCGCGACTGCCTATGGCCAGCCAGCTGTTTACCGTGATTGGCGACGATCAGTCTATAGAAAATGATTTAAGCACCTTTAGTTCGCACATCAAATCCATCAAGTTTATTCTGGATCATGTGCAGGAAAACAGCCTGGCGTTAATCGATGAAATTGGCAGCGGTACAGAACCGAGCGTTGGCGCGGCGCTGGCCATTGCCGTTCTGGAACGCCTGAATCGTAAAGGCATTATCTCTCTGGCCACCACCCATCAAAATCAATTAAAGATATTCGCCACCGAGACCGAGGGCGTTGAAAATGCGGCCATGCTGTTTGATATGGAAAAGCTGACGCCGTTATTTACCATGGAAATCGGCATCCCCGGCAGCAGTTACACGTTTGAAATTTGTCGGCGGCTGGGATTGGACGAGCGGATCATTAACCGCGCGCTGGAAATAACCGGCAAGGAAACTTTTAAACTGGATCGGCTTTTAAGCGATTTATCTCAAAAATCGCAGAAGTATTTGCAGTTATCGCAGGATCTGAGCATCAAACAATCGGAACTGGACAGCCTGCTGGAGCTTTACCGCATTCGATCGGAAACGCTGAAAAAGCAGATGAAAAAAGCGGAAAAAGAGGCCAGACAGCAGGCGTCGCAATTATTGGCCGATGTGAACAAGAAAATCGAACGAGCGATTAAGGAAATTAAGGAATCGCAGGGCGATCGCCAGGTTATCAAAAAGGCGCGGCAAACTATCGAAACCTTGCGCGCCGGGCTTAAAGAAGAAGAGCGGGAACCTGCAGGCGCTTCGATTGACATTCATGCGCTTAAAGTTGGCCAAAAAGTCAAGTCTAAAAAGTTTAATTTTGACGGCCTTATTTCGAAAATTTTTAAATCCAAAAAGGCGGTTGAAATTGAGCGCGATGGAATTAAGATAACGGTTTCTGTTGATGATATTGAGCTGAAAGGTGAACGTTCGGCGCAAAAAGAAGCGGCGGAAAAGGGGGGCGTCGTCAGTCCGGCAGTCAATATTTCTAATGAGCTGGATTTGCGCGGAATGACCGTTGACGAAGCCCTTTCCGAGCTGGAAGCTTTTCTGGACAAGGCGCAGTTGAGCAACTGGCAGGAGGTGCGTATTGTGCATGGCAAGGGAACGGGGGCTTTGCGTCAGGCTGTGCATCAATTTTTGGCCCGTTCGCCGTACGTTAAGGAGTACCGATTAGGCAAGTGGGGCGAAGGTGACACGGGCGTGACGGTGGTGAAGGTTAAGTGAGAGCGATTGAAACTATTTTTAATTTAAAACATTCTTTACGTCTTTTGTGACTTCTCTGGGCCCTCTGTTGTTTCTTAAATTTCTGCGGGATTGTTTTTGTTTGCTGCTATGATGTAATAGGATTAAAAATTAAAAATTACGAATTACGAATTACGAATAGTAGAGTGCCGGTTTGCTAAGCTTGCGTCATACATGTTAAATAATTTTCTGCGATGATTGGCGAAGTTGCGAGAAAATTACTTTGCGCGCGTTGCGGTTGGTTTTGGTTGCGGCTGTGTGGCCTTAGAAAGTTGGGTATCACTACTCAGTTTAAGAAAATTATAAGCGGCCTTCACCTAATGGATGTAAAAAGAGTTTTATTTATCGGGAATATGAGCCACCTTTTTAAGATAGATTTTAAAATTTTCCATCTTATATTGCTTCCAGATAACATTAATAATTGCTATATTTTAAAGAAAAATAAGAAAAAATCCAACAATTTTTTTGATATTTAAAATTAGTTTTATTATACTTTAGAAAAGGATTGATTTAAATAAACAATTACATAGAATAAAGATAATTGATAATGTTAGGTGCGACATGAAGTCGCATAAATGTTTGTGTTACTTGTAGTTACGCTACTCGATAACACCTGGTATATCCCTACCAGTACCTTAGGAAGGCATGCTACCGTTCGGCAGGTTCACAGCTTGCCGTTGAAATGGCAACGGGGTGTGAAGCCCTTCTGGTAATATACCGAATCGGGTTGAGTTCGCGAGAATGAAACCCTTCTCCGAATCCCACGGAGTCAAAGG
This sequence is a window from Caldithrix abyssi DSM 13497. Protein-coding genes within it:
- a CDS encoding GatB/YqeY domain-containing protein, with amino-acid sequence MNLENKILQDLKEAMKSGDRFKVETLRGLIAQIKDEKIKLRPKEIEEKDVLTVLNRAVKRRKEAIELYKQGDRPELAEKEQKELEIIQQYLPEQLSRDEILKFIEQAIAEVQAASIKDMGKVMGAVMKKVQGKADGKEVQQLVRERLMQMS
- a CDS encoding CvpA family protein, translated to MNSLDVFLIIFIAYFTIRGIFRGLIKELIIILAILLGYYLAMSLYQPLSKWLMQAASLPETGAQILAFVLIFIVVNVVLRMVGSILEKLIKLVFLQPLNRLGGALFGLLKSLFFLSVIVFILRLLPFAANFLQKIGAGESLIWPYVLYFSTYVFQMLAALIPQMANPDQLLKFRNISLPDTSVFQLLKKY
- the rpsU gene encoding 30S ribosomal protein S21 — protein: MITVKVRDGEPFEKAFKRFTKACEKSGLMADIKRHQHYEKPSEQRKRKLSQARRKMRKLMAEMNR
- a CDS encoding endonuclease MutS2 is translated as MFGFEKAKEALEFDRILDWIAGRCVTENGKARLKALQPIDRASALKQALAEVQDMRDVLQVEGGFPIWNFVDVRLLLNKIEPVESFLEVKEFLELQNLLELNREIIAFRQKMEEKYPFLQGILAQLKATDRLLQQIQFTIDPSGKIFDNASPELKAIRKEIQHIDNEIHIRLERLLKKYREFLQEEYVTLRDGRFVLPVREFSVNKVPGIVHGQSGTGQTYFIEPMSIVDLNNQLQKLHAAEKKEEIKILKHLSRQVKEFQTELLINYNILVELDVLQAKAKYANEFRCSAPEINEEFFLELKSAYHPILLKLHPQQVVPLNVHIGRDFNVLVISGPNAGGKTVALKTVGLIQLMFQCAFHVPVADGSRLPMASQLFTVIGDDQSIENDLSTFSSHIKSIKFILDHVQENSLALIDEIGSGTEPSVGAALAIAVLERLNRKGIISLATTHQNQLKIFATETEGVENAAMLFDMEKLTPLFTMEIGIPGSSYTFEICRRLGLDERIINRALEITGKETFKLDRLLSDLSQKSQKYLQLSQDLSIKQSELDSLLELYRIRSETLKKQMKKAEKEARQQASQLLADVNKKIERAIKEIKESQGDRQVIKKARQTIETLRAGLKEEEREPAGASIDIHALKVGQKVKSKKFNFDGLISKIFKSKKAVEIERDGIKITVSVDDIELKGERSAQKEAAEKGGVVSPAVNISNELDLRGMTVDEALSELEAFLDKAQLSNWQEVRIVHGKGTGALRQAVHQFLARSPYVKEYRLGKWGEGDTGVTVVKVK